From Camelina sativa cultivar DH55 chromosome 7, Cs, whole genome shotgun sequence, one genomic window encodes:
- the LOC104701104 gene encoding uncharacterized protein LOC104701104 — protein MPLTKLVPDAFGVVTICLVALLLLLGLLCIAYSFYFQSHVRKQGYIQLGYFSGPWIIRITFILFAIWWAVGEIFRLSLLRRHRRLLSGLDLRWQENVCKWYIVSNLGFAEPCLFLTLMFLLRAPLKMESGALSGKWNRNTAGYIILYCLPMLALQLAVVLSESRLNGGSGSYVTLPHDFTRTYSRVYIDHDEVALCTYPLLSTIILGVFAAVLTAYLFWLGRQILKLVINKRLQKRVYTLIFSVSSFLPLRIVMLCLSVLTAADKIIFEALSFLAFLSLFCFSVVSICLLVYFPVSDSMALRGLRDTDEEDTAVTEERSGALLLAPNNSQTDEGLSLRGRRDSGSSTQERYVELSLFLEGEN, from the coding sequence ATGCCCCTGACAAAATTAGTTCCCGATGCATTCGGCGTTGTGACGATATGTCTAGTCGCTCTGCTACTTCTTTTGGGTCTCCTTTGCATCGCTTACTCCTTCTACTTCCAGTCTCACGTTCGTAAGCAAGGGTATATTCAACTTGGTTACTTCAGTGGTCCCTGGATTATCCGAATCACATTCATTCTTTTTGCTATCTGGTGGGCTGTTGGTGAGATTTTTCGTTTGAGTTTGTTGAGGCGTCACAGAAGGCTGTTGAGCGGCTTGGATCTGAGATGGCAAGAAAACGTCTGCAAGTGGTACATCGTTTCCAATCTAGGATTTGCGGAGCCTTGCCTCTTTCTGACTCTCATGTTTCTTCTGCGTGCTCCCTTGAAGATGGAGTCAGGGGCTCTGAGCGGGAAATGGAACAGGAATACAGCGGGTTATATTATTCTTTATTGTCTCCCGATGCTTGCTCTTCAACTTGCGGTTGTGTTATCCGAGTCCCGCCTAAATGGTGGTAGCGGCTCTTATGTAACGCTGCCACATGACTTCACAAGAACGTATTCCCGAGTTTATATTGATCATGATGAGGTCGCCTTATGCACATATCCTCTACTGAGTACCATCATTCTTGGTGTGTTTGCAGCCGTCCTAACAGCTTACTTGTTCTGGCTTGGAAGGCAGATTCTGAAACTTGTCATTAATAAGCGTTTACAGAAGAGAGTATACACTTTGATATTCTCGGTCTCGAGTTTCCTGCCTTTAAGGATTGTTATGCTCTGTTTGTCGGTTCTCACAGCAGCAGACAAGATTATATTCGAAGCCCTTTCTTTCTTGGccttcctctccctcttctgCTTTTCCGTGGTATCCATTTGCTTGCTTGTCTACTTCCCGGTTTCAGATTCCATGGCCCTGAGAGGTCTAAGGGACACGGATGAAGAGGATACAGCTGTGACCGAAGAACGCAGTGGTGCTCTGTTACTTGCACCAAATAATTCGCAAACCGATGAGGGCTTGAGCTTAAGAGGTCGGAGAGACTCGGGATCATCTACACAGGAGAGGTATGTGGAACTGAGCCTATTTCTTGAAGGTGAGAACTAA
- the LOC104701103 gene encoding uncharacterized protein LOC104701103 isoform X1, with amino-acid sequence MEEQREESEFIGESMEEEEEAAKGLGISSKTETLDGEDTNNTVQVSDSDVEDGNKDNLVSDVKADKDDVEETKDSVGDDVALTDAAITEPQIDGDAEVEMNGETAAKSQVKSAGEGQSVISGVNEVTADDKASCEVEQSSVGAEMLSVAEKKADQEKQSTNNIEEDDKRMGVDSKQENEENVGSDTKDTVLEASSAAEVNDEEKITNEEGEATEIDYAAEELVEDDVKVGEALDSSACDDSAGVVQTQDIPPVAEADVVSEMAIDEPKDNADLANPNSPSEDAAPGEVEPLDHNALFDPTSDITNFIDFSGVSSWSGNIQDLKTDTRNVSLKEDKKAATVAIENGSSEAPVASGAQSPAAATDCSQEASDAILGSKESKDHECLDTKTADQKDAVIEAEDIITREFQSIDPNQKEDTGMEEDPSNSAFADDEAGSDVKTNGVKRKADVLSEDSPGEGTKTVSLAKVSFAERPSFKIGACIARAASQMTGSSLVLKGSNSDDETLSVESFVTQLHYAATDPDKENVVSEIAAGFFLDFRNSSALQQGPPEKVGKKRGRPSNSDVAGTEAFEFEEMGDTYWTDRVIHNGGEEQTPPTEKGNYQVVPVELKPAQVQRTRRPYKRRQTQIHIPLSVSDKPANFDENAPAELVMKFSEADTIPPEKSLSKMFRHFGPIRESQTEVDKENNRARVVYRKGADAKVAYNSAGRFSIFGTKAVIYELSYTITETFKVKPYVVSLGEEDAAPCLPA; translated from the coding sequence ATGGAGGAACAGAGAGAGGAGAGTGAGTTCATTGGTGAATccatggaggaagaagaagaagctgctaaGGGATTAGGTATATCTTCTAAAACTGAAACCCTAGATGGTGAGGATACAAACAACACGGTACAGGTTTCGGATTCAGATGTAGAAGATGGCAATAAGGATAATTTGGTTTCTGATGTGAAAGCTGATAAAGATGATGTTGAGGAGACTAAAGATAGCGTTGGTGATGATGTTGCACTGACTGATGCTGCTATCACGGAGCCTCAAATTGATGGAGATGCTGAGGTGGAGATGAATGGTGAGACGGCTGCTAAGTCTCAAGTTAAGAGTGCAGGAGAAGGGCAAAGTGTAATCTCTGGTGTGAATGAGGTAACTGCTGATGACAAGGCAAGTTGTGAAGTTGAGCAAAGTTCAGTAGGTGCCGAGATGCTTTCTGTTGCTGAAAAGAAAGCTGACCAAGAGAAGCAATCCACAAACAATATCGAAGAGGATGATAAAAGAATGGGTGTTGATagcaaacaagaaaatgaagagaatGTGGGATCAGATACTAAAGATACTGTTTTGGAAGCTAGCTCTGCTGCTGAAgtaaatgatgaagaaaaaataaccaatgaagaaggagaagccacGGAGATTGATTATGCGGCAGAGGAACTGGTGGAAGATGATGTTAAAGTAGGTGAAGCTTTGGATAGTAGTGCTTGCGATGACTCTGCGGGTGTAGTACAAACCCAAGATATTCCTCCAGTTGCTGAAGCTGATGTGGTAAGTGAAATGGCAATTGACGAACCGAAAGATAATGCTGATTTAGCAAACCCAAACAGTCCCTCTGAAGATGCTGCTCCAGGTGAAGTTGAACCGTTGGATCATAATGCTCTTTTTGATCCAACTTCTGATATTACCAACTTTATTGATTTCAGTGGTGTATCATCTTGGTCAGGGAATATACAAGACCTTAAAACCGACACCAGGAATGTCTCTTTGAAAGAGGATAAGAAAGCTGCCACGGTTGCTATTGAAAATGGATCCAGTGAAGCACCTGTTGCTTCTGGAGCGCAATCTCCAGCTGCTGCTACAGATTGCTCACAAGAGGCCTCTGATGCAATTTTGGGatctaaagaaagtaaagatCATGAATGCTTGGATACGAAAACGGCAGATCAAAAAGATGCAGTGATAGAGGCAGAGGACATCATAACTCGTGAATTCCAAAGTATCGATCCAAACCAAAAGGAAGATACAGGAATGGAAGAAGATCCCAGTAATTCTGCTTTTGCTGATGATGAAGCTGGTTCTGATGTTAAGACCAATGGTGTGAAACGAAAGGCTGATGTCCTGAGTGAGGATTCACCAGGAGAAGGTACGAAGACTGTCTCATTGGCAAAGGTGTCTTTTGCAGAAAGGCCCTCCTTTAAGATTGGTGCGTGCATAGCCAGAGCTGCTAGTCAGATGACAGGATCTTCTTTAGTTTTGAAGGGTAGTAACTCTGATGATGAAACTCTCTCTGTTGAGAGCTTTGTGACCCAGCTTCACTATGCAGCAACAGACCCTGATAAAGAGAACGTTGTATCTGAAATTGCTGCTggttttttcttagatttccgaaaCTCCTCGGCTTTGCAGCAAGGTCCCCCAGAAAAGGTGGGCAAAAAAAGAGGTAGACCATCCAATTCTGATGTAGCAGGAACTGAAGCATTCGAGTTTGAGGAAATGGGAGACACATACTGGACTGACAGAGTGATCCATAATGGTGGTGAAGAGCAGACACCACCAACCGAGAAAGGAAATTATCAAGTTGTGCCagttgagttgaaacctgctcAGGTTCAAAGAACTCGTCGACCATACAAAAGACGACAGACTCAGATCCATATTCCTCTTTCAGTCTCAGACAAACCGGCAAACTTTGATGAGAATGCACCAGCTGAACTTGTAATGAAGTTTTCTGAAGCGGATACTATACCTCCTGAGAAGAGCCTGAGTAAAATGTTTAGGCATTTTGGACCAATAAGGGAGTCGCAAACTGAAGTTGACAAGGAAAATAACCGGGCCAGAGTAGTTTACAGGAAGGGTGCTGATGCCAAGGTTGCTTACAACAGCGCAGGAAGGTTTAGTATTTTTGGGACGAAAGCGGTGATTTACGAGCTCAGCTATACGATAACTGAGACATTCAAAGTTAAGCCTTATGTTGTGTCTTTAGGTGAGGAGGATGCAGCACCATGTCTTCCAGCCTAG
- the LOC104701103 gene encoding FK506-binding protein 5-like isoform X2 translates to MEEQREESEFIGESMEEEEEAAKGLGISSKTETLDGEDTNNTVQVSDSDVEDGNKDNLVSDVKADKDDVEETKDSVGDDVALTDAAITEPQIDGDAEVEMNGETAAKSQVKSAGEGQSVISGVNEVTADDKASCEVEQSSVGAEMLSVAEKKADQEKQSTNNIEEDDKRMGVDSKQENEENVGSDTKDTVLEASSAAEVNDEEKITNEEGEATEIDYAAEELVEDDVKVGEALDSSACDDSAGVVQTQDIPPVAEADVVSEMAIDEPKDNADLANPNSPSEDAAPGNIQDLKTDTRNVSLKEDKKAATVAIENGSSEAPVASGAQSPAAATDCSQEASDAILGSKESKDHECLDTKTADQKDAVIEAEDIITREFQSIDPNQKEDTGMEEDPSNSAFADDEAGSDVKTNGVKRKADVLSEDSPGEGTKTVSLAKVSFAERPSFKIGACIARAASQMTGSSLVLKGSNSDDETLSVESFVTQLHYAATDPDKENVVSEIAAGFFLDFRNSSALQQGPPEKVGKKRGRPSNSDVAGTEAFEFEEMGDTYWTDRVIHNGGEEQTPPTEKGNYQVVPVELKPAQVQRTRRPYKRRQTQIHIPLSVSDKPANFDENAPAELVMKFSEADTIPPEKSLSKMFRHFGPIRESQTEVDKENNRARVVYRKGADAKVAYNSAGRFSIFGTKAVIYELSYTITETFKVKPYVVSLGEEDAAPCLPA, encoded by the exons ATGGAGGAACAGAGAGAGGAGAGTGAGTTCATTGGTGAATccatggaggaagaagaagaagctgctaaGGGATTAGGTATATCTTCTAAAACTGAAACCCTAGATGGTGAGGATACAAACAACACGGTACAGGTTTCGGATTCAGATGTAGAAGATGGCAATAAGGATAATTTGGTTTCTGATGTGAAAGCTGATAAAGATGATGTTGAGGAGACTAAAGATAGCGTTGGTGATGATGTTGCACTGACTGATGCTGCTATCACGGAGCCTCAAATTGATGGAGATGCTGAGGTGGAGATGAATGGTGAGACGGCTGCTAAGTCTCAAGTTAAGAGTGCAGGAGAAGGGCAAAGTGTAATCTCTGGTGTGAATGAGGTAACTGCTGATGACAAGGCAAGTTGTGAAGTTGAGCAAAGTTCAGTAGGTGCCGAGATGCTTTCTGTTGCTGAAAAGAAAGCTGACCAAGAGAAGCAATCCACAAACAATATCGAAGAGGATGATAAAAGAATGGGTGTTGATagcaaacaagaaaatgaagagaatGTGGGATCAGATACTAAAGATACTGTTTTGGAAGCTAGCTCTGCTGCTGAAgtaaatgatgaagaaaaaataaccaatgaagaaggagaagccacGGAGATTGATTATGCGGCAGAGGAACTGGTGGAAGATGATGTTAAAGTAGGTGAAGCTTTGGATAGTAGTGCTTGCGATGACTCTGCGGGTGTAGTACAAACCCAAGATATTCCTCCAGTTGCTGAAGCTGATGTGGTAAGTGAAATGGCAATTGACGAACCGAAAGATAATGCTGATTTAGCAAACCCAAACAGTCCCTCTGAAGATGCTGCTCCAG GGAATATACAAGACCTTAAAACCGACACCAGGAATGTCTCTTTGAAAGAGGATAAGAAAGCTGCCACGGTTGCTATTGAAAATGGATCCAGTGAAGCACCTGTTGCTTCTGGAGCGCAATCTCCAGCTGCTGCTACAGATTGCTCACAAGAGGCCTCTGATGCAATTTTGGGatctaaagaaagtaaagatCATGAATGCTTGGATACGAAAACGGCAGATCAAAAAGATGCAGTGATAGAGGCAGAGGACATCATAACTCGTGAATTCCAAAGTATCGATCCAAACCAAAAGGAAGATACAGGAATGGAAGAAGATCCCAGTAATTCTGCTTTTGCTGATGATGAAGCTGGTTCTGATGTTAAGACCAATGGTGTGAAACGAAAGGCTGATGTCCTGAGTGAGGATTCACCAGGAGAAGGTACGAAGACTGTCTCATTGGCAAAGGTGTCTTTTGCAGAAAGGCCCTCCTTTAAGATTGGTGCGTGCATAGCCAGAGCTGCTAGTCAGATGACAGGATCTTCTTTAGTTTTGAAGGGTAGTAACTCTGATGATGAAACTCTCTCTGTTGAGAGCTTTGTGACCCAGCTTCACTATGCAGCAACAGACCCTGATAAAGAGAACGTTGTATCTGAAATTGCTGCTggttttttcttagatttccgaaaCTCCTCGGCTTTGCAGCAAGGTCCCCCAGAAAAGGTGGGCAAAAAAAGAGGTAGACCATCCAATTCTGATGTAGCAGGAACTGAAGCATTCGAGTTTGAGGAAATGGGAGACACATACTGGACTGACAGAGTGATCCATAATGGTGGTGAAGAGCAGACACCACCAACCGAGAAAGGAAATTATCAAGTTGTGCCagttgagttgaaacctgctcAGGTTCAAAGAACTCGTCGACCATACAAAAGACGACAGACTCAGATCCATATTCCTCTTTCAGTCTCAGACAAACCGGCAAACTTTGATGAGAATGCACCAGCTGAACTTGTAATGAAGTTTTCTGAAGCGGATACTATACCTCCTGAGAAGAGCCTGAGTAAAATGTTTAGGCATTTTGGACCAATAAGGGAGTCGCAAACTGAAGTTGACAAGGAAAATAACCGGGCCAGAGTAGTTTACAGGAAGGGTGCTGATGCCAAGGTTGCTTACAACAGCGCAGGAAGGTTTAGTATTTTTGGGACGAAAGCGGTGATTTACGAGCTCAGCTATACGATAACTGAGACATTCAAAGTTAAGCCTTATGTTGTGTCTTTAGGTGAGGAGGATGCAGCACCATGTCTTCCAGCCTAG